TGATGATTTGGTTGCGGTCGAACTCGGCGGTTTCGCTGCCCGACAACATCACCGTACTTCCGCCTTGATTCATCATAATCGGCAAATCGTCCTGTTTCGGATTCAGCAGGCTTTGCCCGAATGTATAAACCGGCTGTTTCACACCGATAATATCGGCAAAAGTCGGCAGCAAATCATATTGCGAGGCCTGCCAACCGTAGCGCGCCGCTTGCTCGCCCGACTCGAAAATAATCAGCGGAATATGGAACCGCTCGACCGCTTTGCTGTCGGGCGTGCCGCTATTCAGGGTGTGGTCGGCGGTAATCACAAAAACCGTATCTTTATACCAAGTTTGCTGCTTGGCATATTCCATAAACTGGTGCAGCGACCAGTCGCTGTATTTCAAGGTATTCAAAAATCCTTGTTCGCTGCGGTTGTCATGCGGATGAAGATGGAATTCTTTGCCGGGATCGGCAAACGGCTCATGCGTGGTTCCGCTGAAGAAAAAGGCAAAAAACGGTTTGGGCTGTTCGCTGATTTTCTTACCCAAAAACATCAGACTGTCGTAATCCCAGCCGAAAGCCGGAGTCTCCTGCGGATATTCGCGCAGCAGGGGAATGTCTTCCTTACCGTAATACTCTTGAAAACCCAATGCTTTGGCGATACCGTCCATATGGAAAGAGCGGCGGTTGGACGACTGCACCATCAGCGTACGGTAGCCTTGCTTTCCCGCCAACTCGGCAATGCGGCTCATATTGTTCAACTCCAAGCCGAAGCCCAACGGCTGCCTGTCTGGCAGAGCGGGAACCGAACTTAACGATGCCTGAATGCCGATAATGCTGCGTTGCCCTGCCGCATAGAAATGATCCCAAACGCGGCTGTGTCTGATTAAATTATCGGTATACGGGGTCGCTTTGAAATTGTTGCCGGACAAGCCGTCGATAAAGCGGTAGCTCCAACTTTCCAATAAAATAAATACGACATTTTTCCCACCGGCTTGAGCGCTCGGCTGATAACGAAAAGCATCGGGATAGGCCGTCTGAAAATTTTGCATTTCTTTATCATCAAGATATTTCAGCGGAATCTGGTTTTGACGGTCTTTCACTGCGTCCAACGTCACCAATGCGCCGTTCAAAGTCAGATTGGCCTGCTGCTGGCCGGTTCCGTTAAACGCATCCACCGCATTCAGGGGTTTGCCGCTGACCACCATACCTCGGGCCAAAAACACATAACACACCAGTAAAACCGCACTTTGCGCCACACGAACAACAAAGCGGCTGGGCAAGCCGCCGTCTTCCGGCCGAACCACCCACTTCAGCCACAGCCACCACATAACGGCTAAAAACAGCACACCGCCGACGGTATATCCCAAACGCGAGCTGAAGGCCGTCTGAAAAATAAAGCCCACATCACCACCGATGTTCAGCAAATCGCCACCGATATGGCGGTTCACTTCACCGAAATAGGCAATATCCGCCATCTGCAGCCCGACCAATACCGTCAACACCACACCGCACACCAAAGCCGCCCAACGCCGCAAGCGTCTTCCCTGCACTTTTTGCCACGGCAAAACCAGCAACAACAAAAACGGCGAATAAGCCAATACGGCCAGTTTCAAATCAAATCTGCTGCCCGACAGCAAGGCAGCCGGCAAAGAGGCTTCTTGGAAATAATCGTGATGTACCGCAAAAAGTGCGCCGCGCATCAAAGCGAAAACAGCAACGGTAAACAATAAAATACGGAATGGTAGGCGAATCATAATCACACACACAAAACAGGCCGGTTTAAAGTAAGCAGGCCGTTTGAATATTTCAGACGGCCTCTATATACATCAAGCAAACATCGGTATCAATCTTCAACCGGTTTTTCGGCTGCAACCTGATCAATCAGGTGCGAAATACTCATACCGCGCTCCAATGATTCATCATAAATAAAATGCAGTTCGGGCGTACGGAACAATTTAATCCGCTTCGACAATTCACTGCGCAAAAAGCCTTTGGCATGCTCCAAAGCCTCTGCGGTTACCTCGCGCGTCGCATCGTCCAGCACCGTATAGTAAACGGTAGCATGGCTGTAATCGCGGGTTACCTCCACATCGTTAATCGTGATAAAACCGGCACGGGGATCTTTCAAACCCTTGCGGACAAGTTCTGCCAACTCGCGCATTACCTGCTCTTTAACCCGGTCGACCCGTGCATAACCTCGGGTATTCTTTCTCATGTTTTTTCCTTATATTCTGCAATTTTGCCGAAAGCCCTGCCAAAGCGGCCTTGACCGCTGCCGCCCGAACGCGCAACGGCTGATTTGCCGTGTTTGCCTGCGCAGTCAGCCACGCTTTTCTTTGTCCGCCACCAGCACAAAGATGATTCTTTTAAGCCAACTGCGGCAATATACATGGCTGCTTGAGCTTTACCGTATTTTTCAGACGGCCTCTGATTCGGGCTCTGTATTATATAGCATTTCCCCAACCGCCGAGACGGCTGAAATAAAACCGCACTTTTCCAAACAGACAAAGCCTGATGAAAAAGTGCAGTTTGTTCGGATTTTAAAGCCGATAATATCCGCCTGCTTACAGAGAACGTGCCACTTCGACGATTTCAAATACTTCCAATTGGTCGCCTTCGATAATGTCGTTATAGTTTTTCAACATCAAGCCGCACTCGTAGCCCATACGGACTTCTTTAACGTCGTCTTTGAAGCGTTTCAGAGAAGCCAGTTCGCCGGTGTGGATAACTACGTTGTTGCGGATCAAGCGTACATGCGAATCGCGCTTCACGATACCGTCGGTAACCATACAGCCGGCAATATTGCCCACTTTCGATACGGTAATTACCTGACGGATTTCCACTGAACCGATAACCTGTTCTTTCTCTTCCGGCGCCAACATACCGCTCATCGCCGCTTTCACATCATCGATGGCATCGTAGATGATGTTGTAGTAACGGATTTCGATGTCCTCGCCTTCTGCCAACTTACGCGCAGAAGCATCGGCACGGACGTTAAAGCCGATAATGAACGCCCCGGAAGCAATGGCCAAGTTCACATCGCTTTCAGTAATACCGCCCACACCGCTGTGCAATACGTTGACTTTAACTTCATCTGTAGACAGTTTTTTCAAGCTGCCGGCCAACGCTTCATACGAACCCTGAACATCGGCTTTGATAATCACAGACAAAGATTGAGCCTGGTTTTCGCCCATGTTGTTGAACATATTTTCCAACTTGGCGGCCTGCTGTTTGGCCAAACGTACATCGCGGTATTTACCTTGACGGAACAGGGCAATCTCGCGGGCTTTCTTCTCGTCGGTCAATACAATCGCATCTTCACCGGCATTCGGTACGTCCGACAAGCCGAGAATCTCAACCGGAATAGAAGGGCCGGCTTCTTCAATGGCATTGCCGTTTTCATCGGTCATGGCACGCACTTTACCGAAAGCCGTACCCGCCAACAGCATATCGCCCTTGCGTAAAGTACCGCTTTGAACCAGTAATGTCGCTACCGCACCGCGTCCTTTGTCCAAGCGCGCTTCTACGATAATGCCTTTTGCAGGCGCTTCTACCGGTGCTTTCAGCTCCAATACTTCCGCTTCCAACAATACAGCCTCCAGCAAAGCATCGATATTCAAGCCTTGTTTGGCCGATACGTTGACAAACTGAACATCACCGCCCCATTCGTCCGGCACCACTTCGTGTGCGGTCAATTCCTGGCGGATACGTTCCGGATTGGCTGACTCTTTATCAATTTTGTTGACTGCCACCACAATCGGCACACCTGCCGCTTTGGCATGGGCAATCGCTTCAATGGTTTGCGGCATTACGCCGTCATCGGCAGCCACCACCAAAATCACAATATCGGTCGCTTTCGCACCGCGTGCACGCATGGCGGTAAACGCTTCGTGACCCGGTGTATCCAAGAAAGTTACCACGCCGCGCGGCGTTTCGACATGATATGCACCGATATGCTGGGTAATACCGCCGGCCTCGCCTTGTACCACTTTAGAGCGGCGGATGAAGTCCAGCAATGAAGTTTTACCGTGGTCAACGTGACCCATTACCGTGACAACCGGCGGACGGCTTACTTCTGCCACCTCAGCCAATTCGGCACCGTCATCCAAGAATGCTTCAGGATCATCTGCGGCGGCAGGTTTACCGATGTGGCCCAGTTCTTCTACCACAATCAGAGCCGTATCTTGGTCGATAGATTGGTTGATGGTTACCATCATGCCCATTTTCATCAAGGCCTTAACCACTTCTACGCCTTTTACTGCCATTTTGTGTGCCAAATCGGCTACGGTAATGGTTTCCGGCACCAATACTTCATGCACTACCGGCTCGGTCGGTGTTTGGAACGCATGTTGGTTCGGCTCCAGCTTCAACTGTTTTTTGCCTTTTTTGCCGCCACGTGTACGCTCTTCGTCACGGCCTGCGTTTCGGTCGCGGTTCTTACCGTTTTTCGCATTGCGCGGACGCATTTCTTCGTCACGGTTGTGGCGGTCTTCTTTTTTATTACGTGCCGGATTGGCCGGAGCCGCTTTTGCGCTTTCACTCACTACAGGTGCGGGTTTGGCAGTAGGCTTGGCCGAACGCTGTTCAAGCTGCTTCGCTTCTTTGGCCGTCTTGGCTTCCTGTTGCGCCTGCTGCTTCATCGCATCGCGACGTGCCTGACGCTCCTGTTTTTCTTTCAGCAAAGCTTCCTGATGGGCGCGCAAAGCGGCAGCCCTGCGGGCTTCTTCATCACGTTGCGCCTGCTCTGCTTCGCTGACAACAGGCTGAGGTGCAGCGTTTTCATTTTTCGCTTGCGGCTTGTTGTGTTTCGCTTTAGCAGGCTTGGCCGCTTTCTCAGCTTTGTCTGATTTTTCAGACGGCCTTTCTTCGCCAGACTTCTCAGCCTGCGGCTTTTCGGTTTTTTCAACAGCCTTGGACGCTTCTTCGGCTTTGCGCACCGCTTCCGCTTCGGCTTTAGCTTTGGCCGCCGCTTCCTCGGCTTCACGCTCGGCACGCGCTTTTGCTTCGGCTTCCTCCGCAGCTTTGCGGGCTTGCGCCTGTTCGGCTTCTAATTTGGCTTTGGCTTGTGCAGCCAATTCTTCTGCCGACGGAATGGTTACGGAACGGCCGCGACGACGGGTTTCTACCTGAACACCGCCTACCGTGCTGACTTCGGCTTTTTTACGGCTGATACTGATCGTACCGCTGTCACTACCGTGGGATTTCTGCAAATAAGCCAACAACAACTGTTTGTCATCGGAAGTAATCACATCGCTGCCGCTGTTTTTTTCCACACCGGCACTTTTTAATTGTTTCAGCAAATCGGCAACCGGCTTTTTCAGCTCGGCCGCAAATTGTTCTACGGTTGTGTTGCTCATGCATTACCCTCCGTACTTTCTTCATTGAACCAATGTTCACGGGCCGCCAAAATCACTTTTTTAGCATCTTCCTCATGTACACCGGTAATTTCGATTAATTCATCTACAGACAGCTCAGCCAAATCGTCACGGGTCGTCACACCGGCTTGTGCCAAATTGCGCAACATATCCTGATCGATGCCTTCCAATTCGCGCATATCGTCTGCTACATCTTCTAATTTTTCTTCGGAAGCAATCGCCTGAGTCAGCAATGCATCACGTGCACGGTTTCTCAACATTTCAACAACCTGTTCGTCAAAACCGTCGATTTCCAGCAATTCTTCGGCAGGCACGTAAGCCACTTCTTCCAATGTTGCAAAACCTTCCTGAACCAGAATATTGGCAGTTTCCGTATCCACATTCAGATTTTCGATAAACAGATTGCGGATTGCTTCATCTTCAGCCGCATGGCGCTCTTCCGCTTCGGCAACCGTCATGATATTCAACTGCCAACCGGTCAAATCCGCAGCCAAACGCACATTTTGACCGCCTCTGCCAATTGCCAAAGCCAGTTGGTCTTCAGCAACTATCACATCCACCGAATGTTTATCTTCATCGATCAAAATACGGGTCACTTCGGCAGGAGACAATGCGTTAATCACAAACTGCGCTGTTTCCGGAGACCATAAAACCACATCGATACGCTCGCCGGCCAACTCATTGGTTACCGCATTGACACGCGAACCGCGTACACCGATACACGTTCCTTGCGGATCGATACGCTGGTCGTTTGCTTTAACTGCGATTTTGGCACGTTGGCCCGGGTCTCTGGCCACTTCTTTAATTTCCAGCAAGCCGTCTTCGATTTCCGGCACTTCCATCGCAAACAGTTTCACCAGGAAATCGTTTGAAGTACGACTTACCACAACCTGTTTACGGCCGGAATTACCGATTTCATCCACACGTAAAAACGCAACGCGAACACGGTCGCCGTTACGGAAATTCTCACGAGGAATCATTTGATCGCGCGGTAACAATGCGTCCAAGCGGTTGATTTCCAAAATCACACCGTGACGCTCGACGCGTTTAACGGTACCCATAATGATGTCGTCTTTGCGGACCAAAAATTCACCCAGAATCTGTTCGCGCTCCGCATCACGGATACGCTGCAGAATGATTTGTTTCGCAGTTTGCGCAGCCTGACGGCCGAAGCCCTCGTTCTCAAGCTGCTCTTCGTAATATTCGCCGATTTGGATCGTTGTACCCGGAATTTCCTCTTGAATCTCTTCAATGGTTTTTTCCACATCCGGATAAGTGTAGTCTTCGTCGGCCACAATCAGCCAACGGCGGAAAGTACGGTATTCCCCGGTGTTGCGGTCGATTTCGACGCGCACATCCATATGTTCTCTATCTGCTTTTTTCTTTGCAGCAGTACTCAACGCAAACTCAAGCGCTTCGAAAACCACTTCTGTATTAACGTTTTTTTCGCTGGCCAGTGCTTCTGCCAACAGCAGCATTTCACGACTCATGGTTAAAATTCTCCATTAATCTCATTAATAGTATTTTTAAAATTTAAATTCGGGGCGCAGGCGGGCTTTATCGATATTGCCCAACTCGATATCGACGGTTTTACCGTCAAAAGCAACGCGCACAATGTCGTTTTCACAATTTTCGATAGTGCCGATAAAGTTTTTTTGGCCGTCTATCGGCAAGCGCGTTTTGATTTTGGCCTGCTGTCCGCTAAAACGAACAAAATCTGAAGCTTTTTTCAACGGACGATCCAATCCCGGGCTGGAGATTTCCAAGCGTTTATAATCTACGTCTTCCACCATAAACAAGCGGCTGAGATGGTTGCTGACTGTTGCACAGTCTTCAACCGTAATGCCGCCTTCTTTATCGATAAACACACGCAGATCGCCTTGAGCGGTCAACTCGAAATCCACTAATTCGTAACCCAAGCCGGGCAGGGTTTTATCCAAGATGGTTTGAATATCCATTTTGCTCCACTGAAAAATAAAAAAATGGCCCGATGGCCATTTTTCCTGAAATTGAAAAATTTATTTATTATAACCTGTTTATCTGTAAAAGAAAAGTACGAAATCGATATATTCTTTTTTCTCAAGGCCGTCTGAAATCCGGTTTCCCGGAATCAGCTTCTTCAAACGCCCTTTCCGCCAGCCTGCTTTCTAAAACATTTCCACCTATCCGATCTAACCCCACGCTAGTTGCCGAAATACGCCCATACATTTTTAAAGAAGAAAATTAAGTGTTATTCACTGCAAAATTACAATAAATAGTGAATAACACTTATTTATAATTTAAAAATCCAAATTTTTATTATTAATCACTAAGACAAATTAGCGGGATTAGATACGGAATCAGCATAAGCCGGGTTGCAGAAAACGCTGCCGAAGTCTAGAATCAAACGCTAACATTTATATATTAAAGCTGCTGATCATTCTCAATATGGTTTGGCATAACCGATAATCTATAAAGGACAAGCAACCATGCTGCCGACACCGATTTACAATTTTTCAGCCGGGCCTGCTATTTTGCCGGAATCTGTTTTACGTACTGCACAAAGCGAAATGTTTGACTATAACGGTACGGGCTTCTCCGTAATGACGATGAGCCACCGCTCGGAAGTGTTTATGAGCATTCTTTACCATGCCGAACAAGATCTTCGTCAATTAATGAATATTCCCGACAATTACAAAGTTTTGTTTCTGCAAGGCGGTGCCAGCGCACAATTCAACCAAGTAGTCATGAACTTTGCCAACGGTTTCAAACGTGTCGATTCGGTGGTTACTGGCAACTGGTCGCGCATTGCCCACTCGCAAATGGGTAAACTTTCGGATGCCGAAATCCATTTGGCGGCGCACGGCGGCGAAATGTACAACTACCAAAATCTGCCTCCCGTATCGTCTTGGGACATCAGCAAAGACTCTGCCTTTGTCCACTTCGTCATCAATGAGACCGTACACGGCCTGCAATACCGCGAAGTACCGAAATTGGAAGACGGCATGCCGCCACTGATTTGCGATATGTCTTCCGAATTGCTGTCGCGCAAAATCAATGTTGAAGACTTCGGCGTTATCTATGCCGGTGCACAAAAGAACATCGGCCCTTCCGGTGCAACAATCGTCATCATCCGCGAAGATCTGCTCGACCGCTGTTCCGACCGTATCCCCGACGTATGGAACTACAAATCGCATATTGAAAAACAAGGTATGTACAATACGCCGGCCACTTATCCGATTTACATTTCCGGCTTGGTATTCCGCTGGCTGCAATCCCAAGGCGGTGTAGCGCAAATGGAAACCATCAACACCCTGAAAGCCAAAACGCTGTACAACGCCATCGACGGCAGCGGCGGCTTCTATATCAACAATGTCCATCCCGGCGCGCGTTCCAAAATGAACGTGATTTTCACAACCGGCAATGCGGAACTGGACGAGCTGTTTGCCCAAGAATCCACCACACGCGGACTGCAACTGCTGCGCGGCTACAAATCCATGGGTGGCATGCGTGCCAGCATCTACAACGCCATGACTCTGCAAGGCGTAGAAGCATTAATCGATTTCATGAAAGAATTCCAACGTAGATACGGTTAATTTGCCGCAATCCAATACAGACAGCCGTTTCTCCATCATTTAAAGAGACGGCTGTTTTTTTATTGACATCCGATACTGCAAGCACTCTACCAGCTGCCTGAACATTTAGGCCGTCTGGAAATTAGGCCGTCTGAAATTTAGGCCGTCTGAAATTTAGGCCGTCTGAAATTTAGGCCGTCTGAAATTTAGGCCGTCTGAAATTTAGGCCGTCTGAAATTTAGGCCGTCTGAAATTTAGGCCGTCTGAAATTTAGGCCGTCTGAAATTTAGGCCGTCTGAAATTTAGGCCGTCTGAAATTTCAATATGCGCAGATTGACAGCTAATCGGCAAGGGCGTAAGTTGAAGCGAAACATACTATTCCAACAGAAAGCAAATTATGCGGCTTAACGATTCCAACCTACTGAAAAATCTGTGCTATATCAACGGCACATGGCATAACGAGGATAACGGAAAACGTATCCCCGTTATCAATCCTGCCAACGGCAACCTGCTTGCCGATGTTCCCGATATGGGCAAAGCAGAAACTAAAGCGGCAGTTACGTCTGCCCAAACCGCGCTTCCTGCTTGGTCAGCGCTTCCGGCTTCCGAACGCAGCCGTTTACTGAAGCGGTGGTTTGAGCTGGTGATGCAGCACCAAGAAGATCTGGCACACATTCTGACTTACGAACAAGGCAAACCGTTAGCCGAAGCGCGCGGCGAAATTGCCTACGGCGCATCTTATATCGAGTGGTTTGCCGAAGAAGCGAAACGGATTTACGGCGAAACCCTGCCCTCATCCAACAGCGACCAACGCCTAACCGTACTGCGCCAACCGGTTGGCGTTTGCGCCGCCATCACCCCGTGGAATTTTCCCAATGCCATGATTACCCGGAAAGTAGCGCCGGCATTGGCAGCAGGCTGTACTTTCATTCTCCGGCCGGCTTCCAAAACACCGCTTTCCGCGCTTGCACTCGCCGAATTGGCCGACCGTGCGGGCGTTCCGCCCGGCGTATTCAATGTGATTACCGGTAATGCCGCCGAAATCGGTTCAGTATTAACCGGTGATCAGCGCATACGTAAATTCAGCTTTACCGGCTCAACCGAAACCGGTAAAAAATTGATGGCTCAATGCTCGGCAACAGTAAAAAGGGTTTCTTTAGAACTAGGTGGTAACGCGCCTTTTATCGTATTTGACGACGCGGACTTGGATGCAGCCGTTGCGGGCGCCGTTGCCAGCAAATTCCGCAATGCCGGCCAAACCTGCGTCTGTACCAACCGTTTTTATGTGCAGGCAGATGTTTACGAAGCATTTATAGAAAAACTGACCCGTGCCGTACAACAGTTAAAAGTCGGCAACGGCTGGGATGAAGGCGTAACCATCGGCCCGGTTATCGACCGTCAATCGATAGAAAAAATACGGCAGCTTCTCGACAATGCTGTCGGACAAGGGGCTGATATTACATGCGGCGGTTTTTCAGACGGCCTCTTTTTCCAACCGACCGTAATTTCCGGTGCAACGCAAACAATGGCTGTGGCACATGAAGAAATCTTCGGCCCGCTTGCGCCCGTATTCCGTTTTACCGATGAGGCGGAAGCAGTAAAATTGGCAAACGATACCGAATACGGGCTCGCCGCCTATTTTTACAGCCGAGATATCGGACGCATCACCCGCGTCAGCGAAGCATTGGAATACGGCATGGTCGGTGTTAACACCGGTTTGATTTCCAATGCCGCTGCACCGTTCGGAGGCATCAAACAATCCGGTTTCGGCCGTGAAGGCTCGCGCCACGGCTTAGATGAATATTTGGAAATGAAATATATTGCTTTGGCAGGTGTTAATTCATAAATACAAAATACCCCATGGCTTGCAAGCCATAAAAAAGGCCGTCTGAAATTTCAGACGGCCTTCGATATATGCTGAATACGGTTTCGCTTTTATCCGGTAAAGCGTTTGAACACCAAAGTACCGTTGGTACCGCCAAAACCGAACGAGTTGGAAATCGCAACATCAATCTTCACGTCGCGCGCTTCGTTGGCACAATAATCCAAATCGCAACCTGACTCGATATCCTGCTCGAAAATATTGATGGTTGGCGGAGATTTTTGATCGTGAACGGCTAAAACACTATACACGGCTTCCACACCGCCGGCCGCACCCAATAAGTGGCCGGTCATAGATTTGGTAGAATTCACCACGACTTTCTTCGCATGATCACCCAATGCCAACTTAATGGCGTTGGTTTCGTTTGCATCACCCAAAGGCGTAGACGTGCCGTGTGCATTCACATAGTCGACACTGGTCGGATCCAAACCCGCATCTTTCAACGCACGGTTTACAGCCAAAGCAGGGCCTTCGACATTCGGCGCGGTAATATGGAAGGCATCGGAACTCATACCGAAACCCACCAACTCTGCATAAATTTTTGCACCGCGTTTTTTAGCGTGTTCCAATTCTTCCAACACCAGCACACCGGCGCCCTCACCCATCACAAAACCGTCGCGGCCTTTGTCCCACGGACGAGATGCGGTCAGCGGATCGTCGTTGCGCGTTGACAGGGCTTTCATTGCGGCAAAACCGCCCATACCCAAAGTACATACCGCACCTTCCGCACCGCCGGCAACCATTACATCGGCATCACCGTATTTGATCATGCGGGCCGAATCGCCGATAGAGTGCGCACCGGTGGTACAGGCAGAAACCATGCCGTAACTTGGGCCGCGATAGCCTTTCAAAATGGTTACATGACCTGCAATCAGGTTAATCAGCGAACCCGGAATAAAGAAAGGATTGATTTTGCGTGCACCGCTTTCCAAAACGACTTTGCCGGTCGCCTCAATGCTCGGCAAACCGCCGATGCCCGAACCGATATTCACGCCTACCCGGTCTTTATCCAAACCTTCCACATCGTCCAAACCCGAATCGGCGATGGCTTGCAGCGCAGCTGCGATACCGTAGTGGATAAACGCATCCATGCGACGGGCTTCTTTGGGGCTGATATAGTCGCCGATTTCAAAATCTTTTACTTCGCCTGCAATCTGGCAGGCCAAGTCAGAGGCATCAAAACGGGTAATTTTGCCGATACCGCTTTTACCTGCCAGCAAATTGCTCCATGCAGTGGCAACATCGTTACCAACAGGCGATACTTGACCCAAACCGGTGATGACTACTCTTCTCTGACTCATAATTATCTCGCTGAATAGAATCCGTAAACGCTGCATTCGGCCCAATACCGACCGTGGCCGTCTGAATTCTGTATTTATGAATGAAAAGCCTCTGTGGCAGGAAATCCCGCAGCAGAGGCTGTTCGGTATTAGACCACGATATTAAGCAGAGTGTGCTTGAACGTAGTCGATTGCCAATTGTACGGTAGTGATTTTTTCTGCTTCTTCATCAGGAATTTCGCAACCGAAAGCTTCTTCCAAAGCCATAACCAGCTCAACGGTATCCAGAGAGTCTGCGCCCAAATCATCTTGGAATGAAGATTCGTTTTTCACTTCAGCTTCATTTACACCCAATTGCTCAGCAACAATTTTCTTAACTTGTTGTTCGATATTTGACATGTTGGTCATTCCTTATATGCCTGTATACGGCGGGTTTGAAAAATGTGTTCCGGCACATTGTACCGAATCAATTTAGAGTTTTCCATCTAAAACACGGCTTTTTTTGCCTGCCTGCAGGAAAATCCAACCGTGTTTGTTTATCGCGCATATTATCATAGGCTTATTTTAACCTACAAGCAGCTTTTAATTTTAATTTAAAAACAATAAATTAAATTAAAAACCAGCTAAAATCGCAACAAAAATAACTAACGAAATTATCTTTACAGTATGCCGTTCGCTTTTTTTGCAACATCAAATTACGCGATGCTTTTCTTCAAAAATACCAAAACCGCCGCCAACTCTGCGGCCGTCTGTTCTTGGGTTCCGTTTCCCGTATGCCCTCCTGATGATGGGGCGTACAGTCTGCAATGCGGCGAATATTCTTTTAATTTGGCATAAAACTTCAAGGCATGAGCCGGATGGACGCGGTCGTCGCTCAAATTAGTCGTGATTAAAGCGGGCGGATAGTT
Above is a genomic segment from Neisseria weaveri containing:
- a CDS encoding LTA synthase family protein, which encodes MIRLPFRILLFTVAVFALMRGALFAVHHDYFQEASLPAALLSGSRFDLKLAVLAYSPFLLLLVLPWQKVQGRRLRRWAALVCGVVLTVLVGLQMADIAYFGEVNRHIGGDLLNIGGDVGFIFQTAFSSRLGYTVGGVLFLAVMWWLWLKWVVRPEDGGLPSRFVVRVAQSAVLLVCYVFLARGMVVSGKPLNAVDAFNGTGQQQANLTLNGALVTLDAVKDRQNQIPLKYLDDKEMQNFQTAYPDAFRYQPSAQAGGKNVVFILLESWSYRFIDGLSGNNFKATPYTDNLIRHSRVWDHFYAAGQRSIIGIQASLSSVPALPDRQPLGFGLELNNMSRIAELAGKQGYRTLMVQSSNRRSFHMDGIAKALGFQEYYGKEDIPLLREYPQETPAFGWDYDSLMFLGKKISEQPKPFFAFFFSGTTHEPFADPGKEFHLHPHDNRSEQGFLNTLKYSDWSLHQFMEYAKQQTWYKDTVFVITADHTLNSGTPDSKAVERFHIPLIIFESGEQAARYGWQASQYDLLPTFADIIGVKQPVYTFGQSLLNPKQDDLPIMMNQGGSTVMLSGSETAEFDRNQIISQTPSAAPYLKQLQWRMQSADEKLRNNQWTQ
- the rbfA gene encoding 30S ribosome-binding factor RbfA; translated protein: MRKNTRGYARVDRVKEQVMRELAELVRKGLKDPRAGFITINDVEVTRDYSHATVYYTVLDDATREVTAEALEHAKGFLRSELSKRIKLFRTPELHFIYDESLERGMSISHLIDQVAAEKPVED
- the infB gene encoding translation initiation factor IF-2, encoding MSNTTVEQFAAELKKPVADLLKQLKSAGVEKNSGSDVITSDDKQLLLAYLQKSHGSDSGTISISRKKAEVSTVGGVQVETRRRGRSVTIPSAEELAAQAKAKLEAEQAQARKAAEEAEAKARAEREAEEAAAKAKAEAEAVRKAEEASKAVEKTEKPQAEKSGEERPSEKSDKAEKAAKPAKAKHNKPQAKNENAAPQPVVSEAEQAQRDEEARRAAALRAHQEALLKEKQERQARRDAMKQQAQQEAKTAKEAKQLEQRSAKPTAKPAPVVSESAKAAPANPARNKKEDRHNRDEEMRPRNAKNGKNRDRNAGRDEERTRGGKKGKKQLKLEPNQHAFQTPTEPVVHEVLVPETITVADLAHKMAVKGVEVVKALMKMGMMVTINQSIDQDTALIVVEELGHIGKPAAADDPEAFLDDGAELAEVAEVSRPPVVTVMGHVDHGKTSLLDFIRRSKVVQGEAGGITQHIGAYHVETPRGVVTFLDTPGHEAFTAMRARGAKATDIVILVVAADDGVMPQTIEAIAHAKAAGVPIVVAVNKIDKESANPERIRQELTAHEVVPDEWGGDVQFVNVSAKQGLNIDALLEAVLLEAEVLELKAPVEAPAKGIIVEARLDKGRGAVATLLVQSGTLRKGDMLLAGTAFGKVRAMTDENGNAIEEAGPSIPVEILGLSDVPNAGEDAIVLTDEKKAREIALFRQGKYRDVRLAKQQAAKLENMFNNMGENQAQSLSVIIKADVQGSYEALAGSLKKLSTDEVKVNVLHSGVGGITESDVNLAIASGAFIIGFNVRADASARKLAEGEDIEIRYYNIIYDAIDDVKAAMSGMLAPEEKEQVIGSVEIRQVITVSKVGNIAGCMVTDGIVKRDSHVRLIRNNVVIHTGELASLKRFKDDVKEVRMGYECGLMLKNYNDIIEGDQLEVFEIVEVARSL
- the nusA gene encoding transcription termination factor NusA, coding for MSREMLLLAEALASEKNVNTEVVFEALEFALSTAAKKKADREHMDVRVEIDRNTGEYRTFRRWLIVADEDYTYPDVEKTIEEIQEEIPGTTIQIGEYYEEQLENEGFGRQAAQTAKQIILQRIRDAEREQILGEFLVRKDDIIMGTVKRVERHGVILEINRLDALLPRDQMIPRENFRNGDRVRVAFLRVDEIGNSGRKQVVVSRTSNDFLVKLFAMEVPEIEDGLLEIKEVARDPGQRAKIAVKANDQRIDPQGTCIGVRGSRVNAVTNELAGERIDVVLWSPETAQFVINALSPAEVTRILIDEDKHSVDVIVAEDQLALAIGRGGQNVRLAADLTGWQLNIMTVAEAEERHAAEDEAIRNLFIENLNVDTETANILVQEGFATLEEVAYVPAEELLEIDGFDEQVVEMLRNRARDALLTQAIASEEKLEDVADDMRELEGIDQDMLRNLAQAGVTTRDDLAELSVDELIEITGVHEEDAKKVILAAREHWFNEESTEGNA
- the rimP gene encoding ribosome maturation factor RimP; this encodes MDIQTILDKTLPGLGYELVDFELTAQGDLRVFIDKEGGITVEDCATVSNHLSRLFMVEDVDYKRLEISSPGLDRPLKKASDFVRFSGQQAKIKTRLPIDGQKNFIGTIENCENDIVRVAFDGKTVDIELGNIDKARLRPEFKF
- the serC gene encoding phosphoserine transaminase, which produces MLPTPIYNFSAGPAILPESVLRTAQSEMFDYNGTGFSVMTMSHRSEVFMSILYHAEQDLRQLMNIPDNYKVLFLQGGASAQFNQVVMNFANGFKRVDSVVTGNWSRIAHSQMGKLSDAEIHLAAHGGEMYNYQNLPPVSSWDISKDSAFVHFVINETVHGLQYREVPKLEDGMPPLICDMSSELLSRKINVEDFGVIYAGAQKNIGPSGATIVIIREDLLDRCSDRIPDVWNYKSHIEKQGMYNTPATYPIYISGLVFRWLQSQGGVAQMETINTLKAKTLYNAIDGSGGFYINNVHPGARSKMNVIFTTGNAELDELFAQESTTRGLQLLRGYKSMGGMRASIYNAMTLQGVEALIDFMKEFQRRYG